The Numenius arquata chromosome 6, bNumArq3.hap1.1, whole genome shotgun sequence sequence CTGTTTTGCTGTCACTGGCCTTGCGCTGCCCTTTACACACCGACAGTCACACACGGGAAATCACGCGTTATCAGGAAGGTTCAAAGACCAAATAAAACTTCGTAGAAAGAACTGGTTAGAGGAAAATTCATTTAATCTGAGTTTAGAGGCTCAGTAActtgaaatatttctgatgaaTTTCAACATTAGCATTGGCTTAATAGAAATCAAGATTTTGGGAACCCAATGTTACAGGATGATCTCAGTTTAAGGAGGACATTTCCAGCCCTCGAGGCTGCACATATAATCTGCCTACAATTTCAGAAACCAGAAAGTAAAAGAATCCAatgtttattgaaaataaatgacCGCACAAACGGAATGCTTATGGTAGTActaaaagcagctgaaataatCATCTCATTATCAGAGGGCTTAGTTTTTTCCATTTGACCTTTGATTTCTCAATTACTTATTTATTATTTGGCATTATGTTTGAACCGACCTATCATAAAGTTCACCGTCAAGCAAATCAAGAGGGCAAGAACTCACAGAATGGCCAgggatggaaaggacctctggagaccatctagtctatccctgccaaagcagggagcagggtcacccagagcaggctggacaggaactcatccaggtggggtttgaatatctccagaggagactccgcaccatctctgggcaccctgttccagggctctggcaccctcacagtaaagtagTTTTCCATCATGTtgagacggaatttcctgtgttccaacttgtgcccgttacctcttgtcctgtcactgggcgccattgagaagagtctgaccccatcctcttgacacccaccctgtagatatcgataagcattgatgagatcctctgttttctcttccccgggctgaacagccccaggtctctcagcctttcctcatcaaagagatgctccactccccaatcgtctttgtagccctctctccagcagttccctgtctttcttgaactggggagcccagaactgaacacagtactccagatgtggcctcacccgggcagagtagagagggaggatgacctcccttgatctgctggccacgctctccTTAATGCCAGGaaaccattggccttcttggccacaaggtcaCATTGCTGGAAATGTTAAGTTTCTCACCGTCCTTCTTGTGCACGGTGCCTTTACTCATGCCTGGTGCTAACCTCCAGCGCGCTTCCTTCCCCAGGCCACCAGAAACCACCACGGGCCATGGCTGCAGGTGCCTCTTAATACCTTTGAAGCGCGATGGGCACCGTTCCGCTGCGTTTGTCTGCTCGGCTTTGGCTGGCTCATCGGGCTAGACGAGGATTTTTAGCTTTAATTGACCGTTTCTTGTATTTTTAGGGGCATTTTTGCGGCAGTAGCCAAAGCAGAGCCGGCTGAGGGAAGGCCGCCGGGACTCTGAGGGGGCGCGCGCGGGCCccgccccgcgggggggggggggtggtggtggtggtgcgtGTGGGCGTGCCGAGGCACGCGCCGCCGGGGGAGGTGCTGAGTCACGCTGGGCCAGCAGaagcggggcggggagggaaggggcggaGCCAGGGCGCGCGGTGACGCTGCGGCACTATAAAAAGGGCGGCGCGGGGAGGCTGCCCCTCACAGCGCGTCGGCGAGGCGGAGCGGAGCGGGTTCCTGCGTCAACAGTGCTTGGACGGAACCGGCCGCGCtcgggcccgccgcccccgccgctacTACATATCCACATACCCTTCCTACAGCCGTCGAACCTACCGACTCACCCCGTAAGGCAGAGCCATGGCAGCGCCTCCTTCCCAGGTGCGCCAGAACTATCACCAGGACTGCGAAGCCGCCATCAACCGCCAGATCAACCTGGAGCTCTACGCCTCCTACGTGTACCTCAGCATGGTGAGCGAAGGGAGGGGTGTCTGCTTAAGGGCTTCTCCGGTGTGGGGCCTGTGTGTTAGGATAGGCGTGGGGCCTGATAGTGGGGAAGGGTAGGGCTCTTCGGGCCTACCCGCGAACAGTGGTATTCTACGGGCGAGGGGGGTAGGCCAGCCTCAGGGGGGAGGCGGGCCTACCCGGTGTGGCCTCTCCCCTGAGGAGGATCTGGGCCTGCCTTGTGTCTGGGCCTagccggggagggggaaggagtgTCGCACCTTCTGTGTGAGGCCTGAGGAAGCGGGAGAGAGGGTATTGGGGGGCGGGGTAGTTGCGTGAGGGAAGCTCAGAGGCTGGCTGTCCCCACGGAGTGTTAAGATTGGAGGGGGGATGAAGGGGGTTCGCGGGCTCCGCAGGGGGAAGCGGCCTGGgcccccacacacaccctgaCCGGCTGGCGATGGGGGGGGAGTCCCGAGAGCCGGGGAGGTGCCTGCGGGCacagccccgctcctcctccttccccccttcaCCACCATCCCCCCCCTCTGCCTTTGGGGCGTTCTCGGCCTTCCCTTGGGGGTGGGGCGGCCGCTTGTTTTCTCTAGGTGTTTTCCTTTATCTGGGTGCCGAACTTGAGTTACACGTTAACTGCTCTCTGTCCGTTGCCCTTGGCGGACTCCTTAtcagcacagctcagcagcttCCAAGCGGCTCTGCCCTTGGGGCTGGGCTGGATAGCAGGAGTTGACTAACGAAATGATTGGCACCTTTCCCACAGGCGTTCTTGTCTCTTGAGGCATGGTTTTTCGTTCATGGTTTTCGAAGTGAATTGGTAGGAACCCGTGGTTTCCTTGGCGCTGTGCTTACATGCCTGACTTGGCACGAAGCTCCCATTTTAGCCATAGCTGAGATGAGTAACTTTGGTCCAAACAGCAGCTCTGACCTCTGTGCAGCAATCTTAGTGTTTTAGGCGTGCTGGTAACTTGAGACTTTTTAGTGACACTGTAGTATGTTGTGGCATTCAGGTGTAGATCTTCACAGCTTGCTTTTGTGTCACTGTGATGGTCTGAACCTGAGCTACAAGCTGAATGTAATTACGTTGGTGGGTGATAGTGGTACACAAGCACCAGTGTCTTACCTTGAAACCTCCAAGCTGCTGGTTTAAGAGCAGAGAATTCAGTAGCAGTTTGTCTGGTAAATAACTGGCAGTTAGTACAAAGCCTTCCATTGAGTCCTGCCTAATGGCTCTGACCAAAGAACAAACAAGCTGTGTGATGGCTTCTAACTGCTGTAACAGGTTTTTTTAAGGCTTTCAAATAAGTGACCTTGTATTGGCTGTTGAATATGTATTTTAGTTCAACTTacctttttgtcttttaaatgtggtagtaatttttttttctctaaagtagAAAGTGTACCTCTTAGTCTAATCCCTGATAAGCCTAGGGAAGCATGGGAGCTTTATTGCAAATGTATTTAAAGTTCTTGGCTGCTCTTAACTGATGTTGCAAGGCAGAACCTTGACTGTGATTATTGTAAACAAACTCAGGCAAACAAAGGGAGCAGggaagatttctcttttttaaaaaggcttttcaaGTCTGCTGTGTTTAAAGCATTTGAGTGGTGCTCAGAAGAACAGGTATCTGTGGGGTCTTTAGTATCTTCAGAACTGAACCACAAATACCATTTATTTGTGTTCATGGTAGGGATACATGTTAAAACTTAATCCTAGTCAGGAAAATCTAACTTGCTACTAAGGGGAGAGTTTTGCGACGCTGCCTTGCTGTCGTCAGTGCTACTGTTAGCCTTAGCTTGGACTCCAGCCATCTTGAAGTAGGGCTGATAGGGGACATAGCGGAAGTCACAACATGGACTTGGCTTTGTGTGACTGCTGGAGTCAGGCTTGGGGTTTTGAGCGTATGAATTCTTATTTTGCAGTCCTACTATTTTGATCGGGATGATGTTGCTCTGAAAAACTTTGCCAAGTACTTCCTGCATCAGTCCCATGAGGAACGTGAGCATGCTGAGAAACTGATGAAGCTACAGAATCAGAGGGGTGGACGCATCTTCTTGCAGGACATCAAGGTGAGGAGTGGAACTGTGGGTTTGCCTGCCTTCAGGCTGGAAGGGGACAAATTTCCCTGTGTGTCCtctcccagcaggagcagcagctgacAGTAGATAAGCGTACCGCATTGCTGTGATCTGCATGTGGCACTTTGCCCACAGTCTAGAGATGTGTAGTAATTTGATAATTTGTGCTGATCGACTAATTAAAAGTACTTCCTGGTAAGAAGAGGATGCTTAACACTAGGTGGTTTGCTGTGGGGTGAGGGTAACCAGAACACAACTGATTCATTTACCCTAAATTTAATAAGAGCCCTCTCTGTTCTCTGCACTGTTTTGTAGAGAACTCTTGACCTGCTTGCCATGGGAACAGGAAATCTCAAGTTTTCAATTTGTAGTGAGCCTTAACAAGCAGATTTCATAGTTTTCTTAAAGTCACTTTAGATTATTCAAAACAGCAGAAAGTAAGCAATGTTGTAGGGACAGTTTAATGCAGGACAACTCTTCATGGGGAAAATGGCAAACAAAGTGAGtgtgagggagaagaaaatagctCTAGTAGCTGTCTTCTCTACAAGAGTTCAGAGGACATAACatgaggggatggggacaggtctGGGATTTGGAGCATGCATTCAGTTCTGTTCGGAGTGCTCTGTGTGTCCACCAAGTTTTTGAAGGTACCTAAATGCCTGAACTTGGTCTAAACAGGTTTTGAGACTGATCTAAAAGACTTTGCTCCCTAATGGTCTGTGGGTACTTAGAGGAAAATATTGTTGTGTGCCTTCCCCTTCTAGAAGCCAGATCGTGATGACTGGGAGAATGGACTGACTGCAATGGAGTGTGCCCTGCACCTGGAGAAGAATGTGAACCAGTCACTGTTAGAACTGCACAAATTGGCAACTGAAAAGAATGACCCACACGTAAGTAGATGCTGAAGCTGAGGATGTGGCCCTGCAATGAGGGGGCTTGTATGTGTCTGTGTGGGTTTAGGGGTGAGTTGTGTGCCCCTGCTGTCCCTGAAGGTGAAAAAAGGGTGTGAGGTGGTATTGTAGCCTTTCCAAAGGGAAGGGCCCAGGTGTCAGCCTGTACCTTAGCCATCGGGTAGGATTATTGCTATCTTTCTCCAGGAGGATCAGTTGCAGCGTGTGAGGGTGGTTGGGGCCTGCCTTACAGAATGGCGGGTGCATCGCTTTGTTCAAACCCTTCTGTTGCTCTTGGGAGCAAAGAACACTCATACGAACAGCATTCTGAAGAGAAGATGTGTATTAAGCTCTATGAAGAAGGCTCTTTTCTGTGAGGGATGAGTTCTTTAAACCACTGGGTGCCTGTAGGGCTGTCATAACATTCCAAAGTGACTGTCAAAGTTTGAAAAGCCCTGACACTTCAGAAGATGGTGAAAATACAGGTTTTATCACAGATGGAAGTTACTGGCAAAGCTGGATTGAGGCCTCTTACCACCAGAAAGAGATTAACAGCTGTCCAAATCACTCTTGGAAGTGTCCTGTGTAACTTAAAgggacttcttaaaaaaaaaaaaaacaagacaaaaaaaacaaaaccacaaaatgaaaacaaaaccaaaaaacccaagaacttaACTGGACCATTCTACAGGTGTAAATCCTCATGGTCATGAATTCAAGTGCTGTGCAGTGGGGGCTTCTAAATCTGTTCAGGAACTTGCCTGTTGCTCCCTgtagtgaggaagaggagaggcttCCTGAGCTGACATTTGTCTTACAAGGTTGTAGAGCGAATGTTTCTAGATAAGCCTGCCCCACTCTGTCTTGTTCTGGGATTGCTGAGGCAAAACTAAAGGCTTCTTCCTCTTGGGCATCTTCTGCAGCTTTAAAATTGTCATTCTGTGTCTTCTCCTTACCCTAGGGAGGATTGGTAGGATTTCAGATGCTGCTTCAGCAGGATAAGCTGTGCCTGGGcctaaatttttaaattttaaactctTGTCTCCCTTTCAGTTGTGTGACTTCATTGAGACTCATTACCTGGATGAACAGGTGAAATCCATCAAAGAGCTGGGTGACCATGTGACCAACCTGCGGAAGATGGGGGCACCAAAATATGGGATGGCAGAGTACCTCTTTGACAAGCACACCCTCGGGGACAGTGACAATGAGAGCTGAAGTCTTGCCAGGAGCCACCCTGTGGGTTTCAGTGGGACTCCTACTTACTGTCCAGCCATGCATGCATCTTCAGCTATCTAGATAAACAGTTCTCATACTCTGTACCAAATATCACCCctattttctcttgtgttttgtgTATTGCCCTCCATCCAATAAAGTGACTTGGTTCAAGttggctttttctgtttctctcggGAGCGAGAGGCCTGAACAGATTGTGCTCCATCTGTTGTGGCAGCCCTCTGAAGTTGGACATGGATGAAGGAGTAATATTAGAGGGGTCAGGTTTtacttactggttttttttttttatagaaattactactttttttttttttcccaatccagTGGGATCGACTGCAGGAATTGCTACAGTGACTAAAGTTGTCTTTTAGATGCCTTTACCACCGAAGCTGTGGCTGTGATGAATGCGCAAGGAAAGGAAGGTTTGAGGTTCTAAACTTCCTGAACTGGTGGCTGTGAATTTAGATGAGGCTACTGAAGGGAGGGTGATCCTTGTGCCTGTCTTAATGAATGGCACTACACAAGCTTGTCACATGCTCCCTCTGTTACACAGGAGACTTGCAGCTGTTTCTGGAGATAGAAGTAGGAAAACTTGCGTGGTTTCCCTAAATTCCTATTGTTGCGTGGAAactaaaaagaggaaatgaaacgGGTGGTCCCAGACttcagctttgcttttattttcttagggAAGACAGTAAAAACCTCACAGCTCTGGTGTCTGCTACCATCCAGATGACTTTTCTGAGCACTGTCACATCGGTGGCAAGTGTGATGTGGAAGCAATGTGCTGGGCCAACACCATTGGCAGTGGCCACCCGTTCTAGTAGACGCTTGGCCTGCCTTATCCCATTACTTTTTCCAGGACTGGAAAACATCAGCCAGACGTGGCTTCGAGAAGCACTGTGGGTCTGTGTCACAAATGCTGTGACTTGCTTCTgtcccttccttttcccagagTATCTTGACAGTAGTTCAAGTCCTGCCTGAGACTTATAGTGGGTCTTGTGACAAATGTTAACGTAAAGCTCAAGTTCCAATTCTTGCAGTGATGAGGGGAAGTATCATTATTAACTAtattcctcttctgttttctgttacacCTGCACTCCAGGTTCTTCAAGGTGAAGATACTGCACCTTTtcctgtgaccaaaaaaaaaaaaaaaaaggtggggtttgtttggtttgttattGTTGCAACACTGAAGTTGTGCCTGCTGCTGTACCTGAGGCCAGTGTGTCATCAGGGCTGGCTTTAGCCTAGGCTGGGCTACGTGGTCCAGCAGAAGGAGGTTTGGCTGCCCTGCCTTTCTCTTTGggtgggtgccagcgtggccagGTGTACAGATACTGCCATATCACTAGTATGGCAGGTATCTCAACCCAACTGTGTGTGCCTCTTGGTGTCCTCTAGCTGTACTGATCTATTTGCTCTTCACATGGGCTTTCGCTGGTCTCCATGATCACCTCCATCAGCCCCACGTAGTCACCTTCAGCTAGAGAGATGCCAGAGTCATTGGGGGAGGGACCCTCTGCTCGTCTTTGCTCTTTTGTAGGAGGAGTATTTGTGCTTCCATTTCCAGTATCTCTCGTGGTCCTGGAAACCTCTGCTGGGTGCTGGTCTGGAGCGCTGGCTGCATCTTCTAAACTCACGGTGTGAGCATCAGGGCCCATGTTCCCCACGTGGGATCTCTTCAGCACTGGAGATGTCACGGGAGtgaaggagaagcagagggagGTGCTGCCTCCGGGAGTTTTGTTACTGGGGGTGTGAAAGGCACTTGAATGCTCTGAATTGTGGGTGGCTGATGCTGTGTTCTCCAGGGTTAGCCAGGGTGGGTGGGAAGCCTTCAAGCTCTTCAGACTCTTGAAGCTACCCTGCTTCTCGTGCTCTGGGGACTCTGCCAAGAAGGGGAATTTAGGGCTGTTCGATGCTGTGGACTGAGCTCCTGGACTCCCTGTGGTGGCAGCTTCTCCGCTTTTACTGTTTGAGTGGCTCTTCTCTTCTTCTACTGTTAAACACAGCGAGTCAGGACCTTTGCCCCGATCCGTTGGCCAAACAAATGTTTCCTTTGCGCCTGAGCCAAGGGAGCTCTGGCTTTTATACACATCGCTGACCTTGGAAGGCGAGGAGTTGACAATGACATCCCGAAGAGAAGTCGAGCATGCGGCGATGCTGGAGAGCGCGGGAGGCTTCTTGCGGCCTTGCCGTCTAGAAGGGAAGATCATGGGGATAGAGCTGATGGGTGTCTGTGGAGCACTGTAGAAACCCGGTCTCTCGTAAAATGGGGTTGACATGAAGGCGTCAAACTCCCGAAGTTTTCTGTCTTCGctgtcccagtgctcctgggagcCGGAGTCTCCCCTTGGCTGATTGATGCTGCAAGGGCTTCCAGACTTGCCTATGTCTTGGTAGGTATAATGGGAGAAAGGGGATGTGGGCTCTCCTCGCCTGCGCAGCAGGTTCATCCGGGAAGAGGACCTGGAGAAGCTCGGT is a genomic window containing:
- the FTH1 gene encoding ferritin heavy chain, translating into MAAPPSQVRQNYHQDCEAAINRQINLELYASYVYLSMSYYFDRDDVALKNFAKYFLHQSHEEREHAEKLMKLQNQRGGRIFLQDIKKPDRDDWENGLTAMECALHLEKNVNQSLLELHKLATEKNDPHLCDFIETHYLDEQVKSIKELGDHVTNLRKMGAPKYGMAEYLFDKHTLGDSDNES